A DNA window from Gigantopelta aegis isolate Gae_Host chromosome 4, Gae_host_genome, whole genome shotgun sequence contains the following coding sequences:
- the LOC121372028 gene encoding COMM domain-containing protein 1-like codes for MADDAKNALALLNGLARRDYYGHKDITNEFLKQEIFPDMQDDEFNNLVLKFNQIMKSLVSADMDMTQLEAFLTAQMRKKEGALSEIYANVFRKFWKTHRTKIHESIIAQTTWGDTLQKVAWRIDLKSQARHVDEINTPVAIMELHVGNSQQKEKAEDVLRFEMDENRLASVLSSMREIEEQINNYIQK; via the exons ATGGCAGACGACGCAAAGAACGCATTGGCTTTATTGAATGGTCTTGCTAGAAGAGATTATTACGGTCACAAAGACATTACAAACGAATTTTTAAAGCAGGAAATATTTCCTGATATGCAAGACGATGAATTTAACAATTTAGTTTTGAAATTTAACCAAATCATGAAg AGTTTGGTATCGGCCGATATGGATATGACACAACTTGAAGCATTCCTGACTGCTCagatgagaaaaaaagaaggtgCTCTAAGTGAAATTTATGCCAATGTTTTTCGAAAATTTTGGAAAACCCACAGAACTAAAATTCATGAAAGCATCATTGCTCAAACAACATGGGGAGACACACTGCAGAAAGTGGCATGGCGGATTGATCTAAAATCTCAGGCTCGTCATGTTGATGAGATAAACACCCCTGTGGCGATTATGGAGTTACATGTTGGCAACAGTCAGCAAAAAGAAAAG GCTGAAGATGTGTTGCGGTTTGAGATGGATGAAAATAGACTTGCATCAGTTCTGTCAAGTATGCGTGAAATAgaagaacaaataaacaactataTTCAGAAATAG